The Catalinimonas alkaloidigena nucleotide sequence CAAATTTTTTTAACGATGTATACTTCCCTGCCTACCACCAACGATAAAACGCTCGCCCTGCAAATCAGCGGCAAACTCGACCAACACGACTACGAACAACTGTTGCCCTTGCTGGAAAATAAAATAGAGACCTACGGCGAAGCCAACCTCTACTGGGAGTTCAAGGAGTTCGACGGCTGGACGCCGGGCGGCATCTGGGAAGACCTGCAATTCGATGCCAAGCACGCGAGCGACTTCCGACGCATTGCCGTGGTCGGCGCCAAGAAGTGGCACGACTGGTTTACGAAACTGATGAAACCCTTCACTTCGGCCGACGTCAAATTTTTCGAGCCGGAAGAGCGCGCTCAAGCGCGGCAATGGGCGGGTGCAGCGGCCTAAATTGAGGACCTAACGAAGCGTCTGGTCCGTGTCCTACAGGAGGTCTTCGAGGAACGACTTGTCGGACCCGCCTCCCAAATTTTTGTAGAGCACCAGCATCGTATTCCGCTCGGGAAAATAGAGCGCGTTGGCCTCGATGCCGATCAGCGCGCCGTTGTGGCCGTAGCCGGTCTGGTTGCCGAGGTGCCAGATTTCCAGTCCCAGCCCGTACTCGCAGTCGACTCCGTCGCAATCGGGAAGCTGCTGGGTTTTCATCGCCTCCACCGACGCCGGTGACACCAGCACCCCCGAAAACAGCGCGTCGTAGAAACGGTAGAGGTCTTCGGCAGTGCTGATCATGCCGCCCGCGGCTTTTCCGTCGCCTTCGGCTTCGTCCCACGGCGTTACGTCCTTCACCTTACTTCCGGTCGAAGCCGCGTACCCACGGCTCACGTCCGGATTATGATGCTTTTCCAGGTAGGTGTGGGTCAGGTGCAGAGGCGTGAAGATCTTTTCGGACAGCAGGTCGGCCAGCGGCTTTTGCCCCACGCGTTCCGCAATTTTGCCCAACAGCCAGTAGCCCGGATTGGAGTAACTGTAGGCCGTGCCCGGCTCAAAAAGCAACGCCTTTCCGTACACGTATTTTTCCAGCAACTCGGTCGTCGACATATTGCCGAACCAAGTCGGGTCGTTTACAATATCGGCCTGGTACTGCAGGCTTTGGTTGGGTGGATCGATCAGGCCCGAGGTATGCCCCAGCAGGTGCCGTACCGTGATCTTTTCGGCCGAAGGAATCCGGGTCGCGACTTCGGGCAGTACGTTGTGCAGGGGGTCGTCCAATGCGAGTTGGCCTTCTTCCTGGAGCTTCATGATCAGGGTCGCTACGTACACTTTGGTGATGCTCCCCAGCCGGAAGGGCGTCTCCGTACAAAAAGGGGCCTGGTGCGCCAGATTGGCCTGGCCGCTACTGCCCACCCACAACGGCTGATCGGGTCGGGCGACCAAGAGCACCACACCCGGTGCCTGCGTCTCCTGACGGTAAGTGTCCAGATATGCCTGGTAGGTGGCGTGCTTCGGATGGGTGCCGTAGCCGGTACCACACGGAAGTGCAGGTGCTTCCACCTCGAGTTCCTGACAGGCTCCTATCCCAAGCGCGAACAGAAGCGGAACATACGCTGATTTTTTCATCGGTGCGATCACAAAACAGGAAATACAATGCCCAACAGCAAGAGCTGATGCGGCAGGAATAGAGAGGCATTACGCAGGAAAGGTGCTTCCACCATCACGTTGTAGCCAACAAAAGGAGTCACCCCGGCCCACCGGTACCCGAGACTTAGGCCACTGGTCAGCGCCAGTCGGTTTTCGTACGCCGAGGCTTTTTCGTAGCCCGTTCCGTAGGCACGGTACACGGGTAGGTAGGAACGGTGGAGCAGGTACCCTGGCCCGGCTTTGATATCGGCGACGAAGTGACTGACCTTCAGGCGGTAGGTAAACTCGCTGGTGACCAGCAACGTCGTGTGTAATTGCCGATGGGCAGCATAGCCGATGTTCCAGGTTTGCACCCAGGCATGGTGTTTTCTTTCGCGATAGCGGATCTCACTCCCGACCAACACCCCGGGATTCAGATGCTGGCCGAGCCGGGAAAACGAAGGCAGATGGGTGGTTTCGTTGAAGACCGAAATCCGCAGGGGAAGGAAGCGGGCAGGCTGCTCAATTTCTTGCGCAACCGCCCTGCCCCAAAGCAGGGTGAACCATCCCACGATCAGAAACTTGACAGAAGCACGCATAGCGGTAGTTACATGGAGCATGATGCGGGCAAAGGTCGCTCCCTACCGCCTTCTGACGTTGTATTTTCACGACACAATCGCGCCGTCTTTCATTTCGATGATCCGGTCGGAGCGGCGGGCAAAATCTTCGTCGTGCGTCACCGTGATGATGGTCTGGCGCTGCTCGTCGGCCAGGCGGCGAAAAATCTCGAAAACAATCTCTGTATTGGCGGAGTCGAGGTTGCCGGTCGGCTCATCGCCCATGATGATGGCCGGCTCGTTGATCAGCGCCCGCGCAATGGCCACACGCTGCTGCTGCCCGCCCGATAGTTTGTTGGCCCGTTTCTTTGCGTGTTCGGCCACGCCGAGCTGCTCCAGCCGGTGGTAGGCATGCGCTTCCACCTCCTTGCGGCTGTACTTGCCCAGCTTCAGACCGGGAATCATCACGTTGTCGAGGGCCGTAAATTCGGGCAGGAGGTAATGAAACTGGAAAATGAACCCGATCCGCTCGTTGCGGAACTGCGCCAGTTCGTTCTGCTTCTTCCCTGTCACGGGCACATCATCGATGATGATCCGACCTTCGTAGTCGGTATCCATCGTCGAGAGGAGGTACAGCAACGTCGACTTCCCACATCCTGACTTCCCCGTAATCGAGACAAACTCGCCCCGCTCCACCCGGAAGGTGATGTCGTTCAGCACCTGAAATTTCTTCGGGTCGTAGAAATACTTGTTCAGATGTTCCGCCTGGAGGATCATGGGATTACAGATTGACAAATTTCAGATTGCACATTGGTTTCGGATTTTCAGGTCTCAGGTCCGGTCGTATCTTCAGCCTCATCCTTATCATCTCGACGTAAGGAGAGATCTTTTTAACACTTGAAACAAGATCTGGCACGGGTCCCGGTCTGGCGAGACCCGGTCTGGCGAGACCCAGCGGGGCACCGTACCCCGAGCCCGATGGTCGAGATGGCAAGCACAGAAACATCACCAATCCACTAATCCACCACACCATTACATCGCCATTTCCTCATCCTCGAATGATCTCTACCGGATCGATACGGGCGGCCCGGCGCGAGGGCGAGTAGCCCGCGATGGTCGTTGTGAGGAGGCCGAAAACCAGCCCGGAGATGTAGAACGAGAGCTTGAAGTTGACGGGCAGGTGATCCATTTGCACCATAATGTCGTTTTCGAACGGCACGAGCGACATGGCATACGACGACACAAACCCGAAGACCAGCCCGAAGAGGGCTCCGACAATCCCGATGCTGACGGCTTCGATCAGGAAAATGCGCCGGATGTCGCCGCCCGAGAAACCCATGGCTTTCAGAATCGCGATGTCCTTCATTTTTTCGTAAATCATCATCGTCAGGATGTTGAAGATGCCGAAACCCGCCACGAACAAAATGGCAACAACGACTCCGTAAATGATGATGTTGTTGACACGCAGGTTGGCTTCCAGCGCTGCGTTGGCCGTTTGCCAGTCTTTGGCCGTGTACCCGAACTGCTGCGCGTATTCGGTGGCGATGGTGCGGGCACGGTCCATCTCGTTGAGCTTCAGCTTGATGTCGGTGATGTAGCTGTTTGGCTCTTCCAGGATCTTCTGCACCGTGGCCAGGGTGGCGTAGCTCTGCTGGTTGTCGAGGTCGATCAGGCCCGTACGAAACAGCGCGACGACCGTCAGCAGCAGCGTACTGCCCCGCGGGGTGGTGATGTTGACCCGGTCACCGACGCCTACGTTCAGTTTTTTGGCCAACCCGCTGCCCATGATCACCCCGTTGTAAGCGGCGGGCAGCGCGTTCATGTCGCCCGCAACGATCTTTTCGCCCAGGTCGAACAGCCGGTTCTCGGCCTCCACTTCCACGCCCGTAATCGTCCCGTTGATGTTGACCGGTCCGTACTGAAAAAACACCTGTGAACTTACCTGCGGCGCCACGTCGTAGACGCGCGGGTCCTGCCGCAGCAGCTCCACGATCCGCATGCCGTCTTTCAGGTTCGGCTTCGTTTGACGGGGGCGCTGGTGCCGCACCACGTTGGCATACGCCTCCCCCTCCTGCGCCAGGTCGAGCACCGACGCCCGATCCGTCTGGATGTCGTTGTAGATGTGGATGTGCGGCGAGTTGTTAAGCGTCACGTCCACAAAAAAATCGTTGCTCCCCGTGGTGATCGAAATCAGGAAGATAAACGTCCCGATGCCGAACGTCACGCCCAGTACGGCCACGATGGTCTGCTTCAGGCGCGACAGCAGGTGAGTACGGGCGATGAGAAACAGCGTTTTCATGGGTGATGTGGCGACGTGGTGGATTAGTGGATTGGTGATGTTTCTGCGCTTGTCATTTCGACCGTCGGGAGAAATCTCGTCTCAAAAGCCCGAAGATCTCCGCTCCGATCGCTATCACTCGAGATGACAATTCAAAGGACCTGCGATCTGCGATTTGAGACCTGAAATCTTTGACTTTCAACCTTCTCTTACTCTTCTTTGGGCATCACCAGTTGGCTTGTGGTATCGAGCCCGGCGGTGATTTCCACCAGCTCCAAATTTTGAATGCCGGTCTGCACTTTCACCTTTTGTTCTTCGCCGTCGCGGACCACGCGGACACTGTCGCCCGCCAACAGAAGCGACCGGGGAATGACCAGCGCACGCGACTTCTGCTGAATGATGATGTTGGCTTCGGCCGAGGCCCCGGCGTAGATCTGATCCGCGACAGCGGGCAACGCGGCGTCGACCCGAAAGGTGCGGCTTTCGGCATTGAGGGCGGGGTAAATCTTGGTGACTTCGGCCCGAAAGACGGAGTCGCCGTAGATGTCGGTGGTGAACAGGACCGGCTGCCCCACCTGCACCCGCGAAATGTCCCGCTCGTCGACCAGCATTTCCAGGAGGAACCGTTCGCGGTCGCCCACCGTCGCGATGGCCTGTTGCGGACCGACCAGTTCGCCGGTTTCCACAAACACGCGGTACACCCGTCCGTCGAGGCGGCTGGTCACGAGGGCATCGCCCCGCTCGGTCGACGTCAGGCGGTAGTGCGCCTGCGCGTCCTGCACCCGTTGCTGCAAGTCGCGGCGCTGCGCTTCCAGCCGTTGCACCGCGGCCTGGTACTGATTCTGCGAGGTTTGGGCGGCCAGTTGCGCCTGCTCCAGGGCTTGCCGCGAAGTGGCGTTGTGGTCCCACAGGTTCTGCTGGCGCACCAACTGCAACGAGTCGGCACGGTAACGCTGCCGGGCATTTTCTACCCCCAGTTCCAGTTCGGTCAGTTGTGGCGAACCGGGCGTGGCGGCACGGCGTGCGCTTTCCAATTGCAGATTGGCCTGTTGACTCCGTACGTCGGAGGCTTCGCTCCGGATCACGAACATCACCTCTCCGCTGCGCACCGTATCGCCCACCTGTACCTCTTTCCGATCCAGAATGCCACTGACGGGGGCATAGACCTGATAGGCATCGACCGGCCGGAGCGTAGCCGAAGCATAGACCGCTTCGGTGAGGGTCTTGTACGCCGGGTGGGACGTTTCCTGGCCGTTGCGACACGCGGCGAGTGCCAGCAGGCTGCCCCACCACCAGCGGGACGAAGAACGAAACATACGGTTTGTCATGGTCGGGCCATTAGCGGATTTCCGGAGGTGTCAACTGACCGGTCAGGTACTCCCATTCCGTCAGGGAGCGGTAGTAAACCGCCAGCATTTGCAGGTAGGCGCGCTGGGCTTCCAGCAGATCGCGCTGGGTAGCTTTCAGATCGGCCGTGCTGTAAAACCCTTCTTCAAATTTGTAGCGGGCGATCTCCTGGTTTTCTTGCAGCAACGTCAGGTTCTTTTGCGCGCTTTGCACCTGGGCCGCCTGCTGTGCCAGGGCGGTTTGGAGAGTAGCGTGGTGGTGCGCCTGCGCCAGTTCGAACTGTTGCAACGCCAGCCGGGCCTGCTGCTGGGCCACCCGCGCTTCGGCGGCACTGCGGTTGATCTCCCAGCGCTGGAAAAGCGGTACTATCACCGAACCGCCCACCAACCCCACGTTGTACCACTGCGCCTCATCGCTGAAAATATCGAATTCGTTGCGAAACGTCTGACGGCGGTAGCTGCCATAAAGCGATAGCGTCGGCAGGCGCAGCAATTGGGCGTGGCGGCGTGCCAGCTGGGCGCGTTGCAGCTGGCGTTCGTACGCACGGTAAGCCGGGTGTTGTGTGACCTGAAAATCCGCCGTGGTCGTTGCCGCAAGGGCCGTTTCGGTTTCGGCCAACGCAAGCGGCGTTTCGGGCGGCAGCCCCATCCAGAATTTCAGTTGCAGCAGTTGACGGCGGTAGGCCTGTTCGCTTTGCCGGGCGGCATCTTCTGCCGTCAGGGCGGTCGATACCACACGGTTCAGGTCCATCTGTTCTATGGCCCCGTTCTGGTAGCGACTTTCGGCAATGGTACGCAGCGAATCATAGAGCGCGCGGTTCTCCCGCGCAAAGGCCCGCTCCTGCCGTTGTACCAGCGTGAGGCGATACGCTTCGGTGATGGCGCGCAGCACGCCACTGCGTACGGAATCGAGCGAAGCGACGCCGATTTGTAACGCCAGCGCCTGTGCGCGGGCTTCCTGCCAGTGGGCCGGATTGAACAGGCTCAGGTTCGCGTTGATTTCGCCGCTGGCCGTCCAGGGAATTCCCACCGGAATGGTGACGAACGTACCCGGTTCTCCGCCGAAGGCTTCGGCCGGAAATACCTGTACCGGAATTTTGAAATAATGGTCGGCCGAGGCCTTCGCCGCGACTTCAGGCAGCCACTGGGCCAGCGCCCGGTTGCGGGCCAGCTGCGTCCGTTCCAGTTGAAGCTGTTGCTGCTGCAAGGCGGGCTGATGCGCCAGTCCGTACCGCAGGCAGTCGTCGAGCGTGTACAGCGTATCCGGAGCGCGGTTCGCCTCCTGCGCGCGCAGCGGAGCCAAACAGACGAAGACGGTCAGGAAAGTCGCAACAAGAAACCAGCGTCGGTACAGCATGGCCGTGGGGATCAGAGGTCGGCCTCGGGTTCGGATCAAGATAGGAAGCCGATGAGGACGAAACAAACGTAAGGCAGTTTCTTTAGTTTCGCAAGTATCGAACCAATGAAACTAAAAAATTTTAGAGCCGCTCGCGTTCCCGCTTCCACCGTTCGATCAGGTCGGGCATCTGGTTTTCGATCCAACTGTAGAAATGATGGGCCTCTTTCAGGTACTTTCCCACGTCGTCGGTGGCATCGACTCGCAGTTCCAGGGCACGGCCGAACAGGGATTTGAACCGGGCGGTTTCGGCGGCGCTTTTCTGAAACATCTCCATAAAGTTGCTACGCACCCGAAAGTAGGTTTTGCGGTCGCCGGGCAGAGTAACCGCTTCGATAAACATGGCCTGTTGCAACATGCGCGTGCTCAGACTGATGGAGCTTTTGCTGGCCTGAAGTTTCTGGATCAGTGCGTTGAACGACACCTGTTCCTGTTCGGCCACCAGCAGGTATCCGTACAGGCGCCCGGCCATGCGCGTCAGTCCTGCGTTTTCAAACAACAGCCCTGCCTCCTCGGCAAACTTCATTCTCGCTTCTTCGGTCATACACTCGACAAAACTGAAAAATGCCAAACTTTTGGCTAGGATGCAAAAGCAGGACGGCGCAACACGCTAGGCCTCACAGCTCCGTGCGGTACAGGTCCAGGTACTGGTGCAGGCAGGCCTCCCACCCGAAACGGTCGGCACGAGCGCGCAGCCGTTGTGCATACGCCGCACGGTCGTGCCGGACTGAGGACAGTTTCTCGCGGATCAGGGCCGCCATTGCTTCCGGCTCCCACGCCTCGAAATAAAACGCCACGTCCCCACCGATTTCCGGCAGGCTGGTCGCCCGGCTGAGAAATACCGGCAGGCCGGCTTTCATCGCTTCGATGGCGGGCAGCCCGAATCCTTCGGCCAGGGAGGGAAACAACAGCGCCTCGCCGTGCGTGTAGAGCCAATACTTTTCCGAATCGCTGACGGTGCCCGGCAACACCACCCGGTCGCTCAACCCCAGGGCCTCGACTTCCCGGCGCACCTGCGCACCGTAGTCGGTCGCGTGGTTCCCCGCCAGAATCAACCGATGGTCCGGAAAATGCTGCATCATCGGCACCAGCGTATGGAAATTTTTCATCGGCTTGAACACCCCGAGGGCCAGAAAGTAGTTCCGGTCGTCGACAAACGACGGACGGGTTGCTTCGGGATAATCCGTCAGTTCCACCCCGTTGTGGATGGTGTGTACCGGCTTCCCTCGCAGGTGCAGGTGCTCCTCCATCAAGCCTTTGGTATACTCGGAAATGGCCGTGATTACCGCGGCCCGGTCCACGTTTCGCTGGAGTCGCGCCAGGTACTTCGCCGCTTTGGCAGGCGTTTTTTCCAGCAGGAAATGAAGATCGTGCACGGTCAGCATCGCCCGGCTTTTGCCCGAAGGCCGATGCGACGGAAACTGGTGCAGGCTGTGCCATCCGTCGAAGCGACGCGTCCACGCCGGCACGTAGCGGTGCTGCCAGCTGGCCTGTAAGACATCAAAAGGCCCAGCCTCCGCAGGCGGAAAGCCGGGCGGCACCAGTAAGGTAACGTGCAGGTCGGCCGGGGCGGCAGCACGCAGGGCACGCACAAAATTCAGTGAAAACTGCCCGAGTCCGGAATAAAGATCCCTTGTTTTGTACAGGTCGATCAGGAGGTGTTTCATGCACATAAACGGCCGCCCCGGCGGTGCCTCACTCCCCGATCAGTGCGATCAGCTTGTCGGCGGCCTTTTCGATGTCGTCGTAATGGTTCTGCGCAGCCCGTTGCTTGGCCGCAATCAGCCCGCCCCGGTGCACACGCTTGAAATCACCGTACGGAAATTTATAATGTCCTTTGTTCTGGTCGGCCTGATCGGTCTCGATGCCGAGGTACCATTTTCCGAACGCCTCCATCCCTTCGCGATCAATGAACGTATTTTCCTGATCGGTCGACGGCTGATGAGCGCTCCAGTCGCCATGGCCCTTCTCCACCTGTCCCTGCCGAATCAACTGCCTGGCGTGCGCCACGGCCGATTTGTTCACGTTCGTAGCCATTGTAAAAAGTAGTTTGGTTGAAAAACGCTTTTCTGGCTGGTTGTACGGTCCTGATACCCAAGAGGATATCGAGGCATGGGTCAATGTTCCTGATACACCCGGAAGAGGCGTTCGAGGATGCGCATTTTGGTGGAGGTCGGCATGACGCGTCCCAGGCGGGCAAACGAACGGTTCAACAGGCCCGGCACAATCACGCTCCGTTTTTTGAACAGACCGCGGATGGCGATGCGCGCCACTTCGTCGGGCATCATGACCATGATGCGGGCGTGGGCTCCGTGGGCTTTGATGCGCTCCAGCCCCTCTTCGTTGGTCAGCACCGATCCCGGGCAGATGACCGTCGCACTCACCGAGCTCGTTTTCAGTTCCTCCCGCAGCGCCAGCGTAAAGCCGTAAACGAAGTTTTTGGAGCCTGCATACACCGCTTTGTACGGCAGCGGCAGAAAGGCTTCCAGGCTGCTCATGTTCAGCAGGTAAGCTTCCGACTGCGTTTGCAATTCGGGCAGAAACTGGTAGCACATGCCAACCAACGCCTGGTTGTTCAGCCGCATGATGTTTTCGTAGCGTTTCCAGTCGATCCGCTCAAACCGCCCCCCGGTGCCGGTGCCCGCGTTGTTGATCAGCACTTGCAGCGGCACGTCCAGCGACCGATACCACGCCAGCACCCGGCTGGGCGCGTCGGGCTCGGTCAGGTCGATGCCGAAACCGTGGACGGTGAGGTGTGGAAATGCGGCCCGTAGTTCGGCGGTGGCGTCTTCGAGTTCGGAGCCGGGCAGGGCGACCAGCAACAGGTGGAGGCCACGCCGGGCGCATTCGTGGGCCATCGCCAGGCCAATGCCGTGGCTGGCCCCGGTAATCAACGCGAATGAATTCATAAACGCGCGCAAATTAGACAAAAAAAGAGCGCATGACGCGCTCTTGAAAACCGGCCTGGCCTGTTCGGCGGCCGGAGTAAGCTTTCGAGAAAAGACACGCCGTGGGGCGGTGCCGCTTCCCTTCGTTAGTTGTAAGCCGGTTTGTTCAGATCAGGCTTGTCGGTATTGCGATTGGGATTGCTGCCCCGCTTGGCGTCTGGCACAACCTCCCCGCGATCGTCCATAAACTTCTCGCGAATCTCTTCTTCCCGCTCCAGCTCCTGCTGATCGGGCGCCTCTTTCACCGAAGCTTTCGACTTTCCGGCATCCGAAGGGTTGGCTTTGCCAGGTTCCGACGGATTATTGCGTGTGGTTCTTTCCAGTGACATGGTACGTAGGGTTGTATTGACAAAAAAGTATACGAGGCCACGACCAGCGCCGCCTCTGTTAAGGTATACTCCTTTCGTACCCAAAGAGTTGTGAAAAATCCGACGTCGTGCGCGCGGATTGGCTACCGCCCCGCCCCGGCGTTACTGCTGCACGACGACCTGCACGGTGTGTTCGGTTTTGTTGGAGCCCGGCGGTTTGATGTAGCCGCGGAGGGGACTGCAATCGCTGTAGTCGATGCCGTCGGCCACTTTGATGTGGTTCTCGTCGGCCATGCGGTTGTTGGTCGGATCGAAGCCCACCCACCCCAGTTTCGGAATGCGCACTTCTACCCAGGCGTGCATCTGGGCCGAGCCCAGAAAATCCTGCCCCTGATTCAGGTACCCCGACACGTACCGGCACGGAATCTGATTGTGGCGCAACAGGCCCAGCATCAGGTGCGCGTAGTCCTGACAGACGCCCGTGGGCTGCGTCAGCAGATCGGTGGCTTTGGTCTGCGCGGTAGTGGCCCCGGGGGCGTACTCCATCATGCCGTAGACGCCCTGATTCAGCGCGGTGGCAAACTCGAACAGGCCCTGGTGGCCCTGGTACAGAAACGACGGGGGAATTTGATCGGCCGCCAGGTGCGTCAGGTCCGACTGGTGAATGTAGAGGTAATGGTCGACCACAAAGTCGCTCGACTGCCAGATCTTCCGTTCTTCTTCGAGCGGCAGGCTCTCCTCGCCCGTCAGGACGATGCGCTTCTCGTCTTTCGACACCGTGCAGGTCACCTGAAGTTTGAAATCGGAGAAAGGCTGCGCCACCCGGCAATTGAGGGTTTCGAAACCAAACACATTTTTGCTGCGGTACATCGGAATGTCCAGCGAGTTCTCGATTCGCTCGGCGACCACCTGCTGCGTAATGTCGTAACAGGGAATGACTAGAAAAGAAAATAATGCCTCTTGCACCACCTGGTCGTAGTGGTTTTCGGCCTCGTAACTGATGTGGTAAGTGACCATTAAAAAGTCAGGTATTGTTGTTCAAGTTGTGCTCCGATTGCGACCAGCTCATCGATAAGATGATCGAAAAAAGAGGAGCCTTCATTCAGAATCTCTTTCACCGTCAGAAAGCTGATTTTAGAGGCCAGCTTCCCGGCACTAAATTCCACCGACTCGGGCACGATGGGCCGGTTGCCGCTGATGATTTCCAGGTCGAAGCGAATCCGCTCCAGGTTGTAGAGCACCGACTTGGGCGATTTGCGGTTCAGCACCAGAAAGTCGTAGGCTTTTTCCTGGTTGGGCGTGGTGCCGTAATAGTGGCGGCTCATGTCCAGGCTCCCCGCGCTGCGCAACAGGGCCGTCCA carries:
- a CDS encoding STAS/SEC14 domain-containing protein — encoded protein: MYTSLPTTNDKTLALQISGKLDQHDYEQLLPLLENKIETYGEANLYWEFKEFDGWTPGGIWEDLQFDAKHASDFRRIAVVGAKKWHDWFTKLMKPFTSADVKFFEPEERAQARQWAGAAA
- a CDS encoding serine hydrolase domain-containing protein — encoded protein: MKKSAYVPLLFALGIGACQELEVEAPALPCGTGYGTHPKHATYQAYLDTYRQETQAPGVVLLVARPDQPLWVGSSGQANLAHQAPFCTETPFRLGSITKVYVATLIMKLQEEGQLALDDPLHNVLPEVATRIPSAEKITVRHLLGHTSGLIDPPNQSLQYQADIVNDPTWFGNMSTTELLEKYVYGKALLFEPGTAYSYSNPGYWLLGKIAERVGQKPLADLLSEKIFTPLHLTHTYLEKHHNPDVSRGYAASTGSKVKDVTPWDEAEGDGKAAGGMISTAEDLYRFYDALFSGVLVSPASVEAMKTQQLPDCDGVDCEYGLGLEIWHLGNQTGYGHNGALIGIEANALYFPERNTMLVLYKNLGGGSDKSFLEDLL
- a CDS encoding ABC transporter ATP-binding protein encodes the protein MILQAEHLNKYFYDPKKFQVLNDITFRVERGEFVSITGKSGCGKSTLLYLLSTMDTDYEGRIIIDDVPVTGKKQNELAQFRNERIGFIFQFHYLLPEFTALDNVMIPGLKLGKYSRKEVEAHAYHRLEQLGVAEHAKKRANKLSGGQQQRVAIARALINEPAIIMGDEPTGNLDSANTEIVFEIFRRLADEQRQTIITVTHDEDFARRSDRIIEMKDGAIVS
- a CDS encoding ABC transporter permease, whose protein sequence is MKTLFLIARTHLLSRLKQTIVAVLGVTFGIGTFIFLISITTGSNDFFVDVTLNNSPHIHIYNDIQTDRASVLDLAQEGEAYANVVRHQRPRQTKPNLKDGMRIVELLRQDPRVYDVAPQVSSQVFFQYGPVNINGTITGVEVEAENRLFDLGEKIVAGDMNALPAAYNGVIMGSGLAKKLNVGVGDRVNITTPRGSTLLLTVVALFRTGLIDLDNQQSYATLATVQKILEEPNSYITDIKLKLNEMDRARTIATEYAQQFGYTAKDWQTANAALEANLRVNNIIIYGVVVAILFVAGFGIFNILTMMIYEKMKDIAILKAMGFSGGDIRRIFLIEAVSIGIVGALFGLVFGFVSSYAMSLVPFENDIMVQMDHLPVNFKLSFYISGLVFGLLTTTIAGYSPSRRAARIDPVEIIRG
- a CDS encoding efflux RND transporter periplasmic adaptor subunit, with protein sequence MFRSSSRWWWGSLLALAACRNGQETSHPAYKTLTEAVYASATLRPVDAYQVYAPVSGILDRKEVQVGDTVRSGEVMFVIRSEASDVRSQQANLQLESARRAATPGSPQLTELELGVENARQRYRADSLQLVRQQNLWDHNATSRQALEQAQLAAQTSQNQYQAAVQRLEAQRRDLQQRVQDAQAHYRLTSTERGDALVTSRLDGRVYRVFVETGELVGPQQAIATVGDRERFLLEMLVDERDISRVQVGQPVLFTTDIYGDSVFRAEVTKIYPALNAESRTFRVDAALPAVADQIYAGASAEANIIIQQKSRALVIPRSLLLAGDSVRVVRDGEEQKVKVQTGIQNLELVEITAGLDTTSQLVMPKEE
- a CDS encoding TolC family protein, which translates into the protein MIRTRGRPLIPTAMLYRRWFLVATFLTVFVCLAPLRAQEANRAPDTLYTLDDCLRYGLAHQPALQQQQLQLERTQLARNRALAQWLPEVAAKASADHYFKIPVQVFPAEAFGGEPGTFVTIPVGIPWTASGEINANLSLFNPAHWQEARAQALALQIGVASLDSVRSGVLRAITEAYRLTLVQRQERAFARENRALYDSLRTIAESRYQNGAIEQMDLNRVVSTALTAEDAARQSEQAYRRQLLQLKFWMGLPPETPLALAETETALAATTTADFQVTQHPAYRAYERQLQRAQLARRHAQLLRLPTLSLYGSYRRQTFRNEFDIFSDEAQWYNVGLVGGSVIVPLFQRWEINRSAAEARVAQQQARLALQQFELAQAHHHATLQTALAQQAAQVQSAQKNLTLLQENQEIARYKFEEGFYSTADLKATQRDLLEAQRAYLQMLAVYYRSLTEWEYLTGQLTPPEIR
- a CDS encoding GbsR/MarR family transcriptional regulator, whose amino-acid sequence is MKFAEEAGLLFENAGLTRMAGRLYGYLLVAEQEQVSFNALIQKLQASKSSISLSTRMLQQAMFIEAVTLPGDRKTYFRVRSNFMEMFQKSAAETARFKSLFGRALELRVDATDDVGKYLKEAHHFYSWIENQMPDLIERWKRERERL
- a CDS encoding glycosyltransferase family 4 protein — encoded protein: MKHLLIDLYKTRDLYSGLGQFSLNFVRALRAAAPADLHVTLLVPPGFPPAEAGPFDVLQASWQHRYVPAWTRRFDGWHSLHQFPSHRPSGKSRAMLTVHDLHFLLEKTPAKAAKYLARLQRNVDRAAVITAISEYTKGLMEEHLHLRGKPVHTIHNGVELTDYPEATRPSFVDDRNYFLALGVFKPMKNFHTLVPMMQHFPDHRLILAGNHATDYGAQVRREVEALGLSDRVVLPGTVSDSEKYWLYTHGEALLFPSLAEGFGLPAIEAMKAGLPVFLSRATSLPEIGGDVAFYFEAWEPEAMAALIREKLSSVRHDRAAYAQRLRARADRFGWEACLHQYLDLYRTEL
- a CDS encoding SDR family NAD(P)-dependent oxidoreductase — encoded protein: MNSFALITGASHGIGLAMAHECARRGLHLLLVALPGSELEDATAELRAAFPHLTVHGFGIDLTEPDAPSRVLAWYRSLDVPLQVLINNAGTGTGGRFERIDWKRYENIMRLNNQALVGMCYQFLPELQTQSEAYLLNMSSLEAFLPLPYKAVYAGSKNFVYGFTLALREELKTSSVSATVICPGSVLTNEEGLERIKAHGAHARIMVMMPDEVARIAIRGLFKKRSVIVPGLLNRSFARLGRVMPTSTKMRILERLFRVYQEH
- a CDS encoding transglutaminase-like domain-containing protein is translated as MVTYHISYEAENHYDQVVQEALFSFLVIPCYDITQQVVAERIENSLDIPMYRSKNVFGFETLNCRVAQPFSDFKLQVTCTVSKDEKRIVLTGEESLPLEEERKIWQSSDFVVDHYLYIHQSDLTHLAADQIPPSFLYQGHQGLFEFATALNQGVYGMMEYAPGATTAQTKATDLLTQPTGVCQDYAHLMLGLLRHNQIPCRYVSGYLNQGQDFLGSAQMHAWVEVRIPKLGWVGFDPTNNRMADENHIKVADGIDYSDCSPLRGYIKPPGSNKTEHTVQVVVQQ